A stretch of Arthrobacter sunyaminii DNA encodes these proteins:
- a CDS encoding shikimate kinase → MSGSPDRSALSNSAGSRTAGRLKPAAHIVLIGFMAAGKSVVGRELAARHRLKFTDTDQLVADSHGPIPEIFAARGECGFRELEARSVAAALADKTPGVISLGGGAVLDTGTQQLLRRATVVFLDTDLETVLPRIIRSGNRPMLAGDPVRRWEELAKTRRPVYESLADFTIDTRGLAVPAVIDRLTTILNEGA, encoded by the coding sequence GTGTCCGGCAGTCCTGACCGCTCTGCCCTTTCCAACTCTGCCGGTTCAAGGACCGCCGGCCGGCTGAAACCTGCGGCGCATATTGTCCTGATCGGGTTCATGGCGGCAGGAAAGTCGGTGGTGGGGCGGGAGCTGGCTGCCCGGCACCGGCTGAAATTCACGGATACGGACCAGCTGGTGGCGGACTCGCACGGTCCGATTCCGGAAATCTTCGCGGCGCGCGGCGAATGCGGATTCCGCGAGCTTGAAGCCCGCAGCGTCGCCGCAGCGCTGGCGGACAAGACTCCCGGCGTCATTTCGCTGGGCGGAGGCGCGGTGCTGGACACCGGCACCCAGCAGCTGCTGCGCCGCGCCACCGTAGTGTTTTTGGACACGGACCTGGAAACGGTCCTGCCCCGCATTATCCGTTCCGGAAACCGCCCGATGCTCGCCGGAGATCCCGTGCGCCGCTGGGAGGAACTGGCGAAAACCCGCCGTCCGGTCTACGAATCCCTGGCCGACTTCACCATCGACACCCGGGGACTTGCCGTCCCGGCCGTTATCGACCGGCTGACAACCATCCTCAATGAAGGAGCTTAA